From a single Sphingobium sp. genomic region:
- a CDS encoding SDR family oxidoreductase: MGLQGKVALITGGTSGIGAGTVRHFRREGAEVVFTGSNESAARIICAETGAHFVPQRVEDPDSWPSVMDFITQTFGRLDIAFANAGTEKGDGDIEHVSFEGWQSILAVNLTGVMLTVQHAVRLMRTNPDGPKGSIILNSSMNAQRPLGNYVAYSTTKGALIALAKSTAVHCAQSKTAIRCNSIHPGVVETEMIRAVIDSTPDPAAARAQFESMAPMGRMAQVDEVAALVAYLGSDEAAFISGSEFAIDGATNAGMMGV; encoded by the coding sequence ATGGGACTGCAAGGTAAGGTGGCGCTGATTACGGGCGGAACTTCTGGGATCGGTGCCGGAACGGTGCGTCACTTCCGCCGAGAAGGAGCAGAGGTTGTCTTTACAGGCTCCAACGAGTCTGCAGCGCGCATAATATGTGCTGAAACCGGCGCGCACTTCGTTCCCCAGCGGGTCGAGGATCCGGACAGTTGGCCTTCGGTCATGGATTTCATTACACAAACATTCGGGCGCTTGGACATCGCCTTTGCCAATGCGGGCACCGAAAAAGGGGATGGCGATATTGAGCATGTCAGCTTTGAAGGTTGGCAATCGATCCTTGCAGTGAACTTGACCGGCGTGATGCTCACCGTGCAGCATGCCGTGCGGTTGATGCGCACCAACCCTGATGGGCCCAAGGGTTCAATCATCCTCAATTCGTCAATGAATGCGCAGCGACCGCTCGGAAATTACGTTGCATATTCAACTACTAAGGGCGCCCTTATCGCTCTTGCTAAATCCACTGCGGTACATTGTGCGCAGTCTAAAACAGCCATAAGATGCAATTCAATTCATCCCGGTGTTGTCGAAACCGAGATGATCCGTGCCGTCATTGATTCCACACCCGATCCGGCGGCGGCTCGCGCACAGTTTGAATCGATGGCGCCGATGGGGCGCATGGCGCAGGTGGATGAAGTCGCAGCGCTTGTTGCCTATCTTGGATCAGACGAAGCAGCGTTCATCTCAGGCAGCGAGTTTGCCATTGATGGTGCAACCAACGCTGGCATGATGGGGGTCTGA
- a CDS encoding thiamine pyrophosphate-dependent dehydrogenase E1 component subunit alpha produces the protein MDRDTLLDIYTRTMRCARSDEKFRSLIISGKLATLYYTYRGQELVTAAMMAALNTDDYLVTTYRGQHDQIAKGVPFDLLYAEIAGRATGTCKGKGGSMHITHPATGVMVTTGVVGSGLPIANGLALASQNRGDGKVTVCCFGDGATNIGAFHEALNMAQLYKLPVIFFCQNNRYGEHTAFADHTKVDTIVTRAGSYGMKGIKVDGNDAEAMHAAAVEAVEHARSGKGPVLLEAMCYRMMGHFFGADFSYMPKEHLAEMAAEDPLPKLRKLMLDHQFTEAELDAIVGQIEAELDAAAEFAFNSPFPGADELRIDVFEEEIAA, from the coding sequence ATGGACAGGGATACACTGCTCGACATCTATACGCGCACTATGCGGTGCGCCCGGTCGGACGAGAAGTTTCGTTCGCTGATCATCAGTGGAAAGCTGGCAACGCTCTATTACACTTATCGCGGGCAGGAACTTGTCACTGCGGCGATGATGGCGGCGCTCAACACTGACGATTATCTCGTGACGACGTACCGCGGCCAGCACGACCAAATCGCCAAGGGTGTGCCTTTTGATCTGCTCTATGCCGAGATTGCGGGACGGGCGACGGGGACCTGCAAGGGCAAGGGCGGTTCAATGCACATCACTCATCCGGCGACGGGTGTGATGGTGACTACCGGCGTCGTAGGATCAGGCCTGCCTATCGCCAATGGCCTTGCGCTGGCATCGCAAAATCGCGGTGACGGCAAGGTCACGGTCTGTTGCTTCGGCGATGGCGCGACCAATATCGGTGCCTTCCATGAAGCTCTGAACATGGCTCAGCTTTACAAGCTGCCAGTGATCTTTTTCTGCCAAAACAATCGCTATGGCGAGCATACAGCCTTTGCCGACCATACCAAGGTCGACACTATTGTCACCCGCGCTGGCTCCTACGGGATGAAGGGGATTAAGGTTGACGGTAATGATGCTGAAGCGATGCATGCCGCCGCTGTGGAGGCGGTCGAACATGCGCGCTCGGGCAAGGGACCGGTGCTGCTGGAAGCTATGTGCTACCGGATGATGGGGCACTTTTTCGGCGCAGATTTTTCCTACATGCCCAAGGAACATCTCGCCGAGATGGCCGCAGAAGACCCGCTACCAAAGCTGCGTAAGTTGATGCTCGACCACCAGTTCACCGAAGCCGAATTGGACGCCATTGTGGGGCAGATAGAGGCTGAACTCGATGCGGCGGCGGAGTTTGCGTTCAACAGCCCGTTCCCGGGAGCCGATGAATTGAGGATCGACGTGTTTGAAGAGGAGATCGCGGCATGA
- a CDS encoding nuclear transport factor 2 family protein: MSPLEASRLMYAHVQQGDWDIVENFFTDDFLIYEPPSLPYGGEWHGKDALRRLHAHVMAYWEAPKVEWIDLLGSETYTVALLHFSMTSRASGERFSQHVTEVTRFNSDGKMTEMRIHYFDAGEVARIAGPDMKSI; this comes from the coding sequence GTGTCTCCGCTTGAAGCCTCGCGGTTGATGTATGCCCATGTTCAGCAGGGCGATTGGGATATTGTCGAAAACTTCTTTACCGACGACTTCTTAATCTATGAGCCGCCAAGCCTTCCATATGGCGGCGAGTGGCATGGTAAAGACGCGCTACGCAGGCTCCACGCCCATGTCATGGCCTATTGGGAAGCACCGAAAGTTGAGTGGATCGATTTGCTGGGCAGCGAAACATACACGGTCGCTTTGCTCCACTTCAGCATGACTTCAAGGGCGAGCGGTGAGCGGTTCAGCCAGCATGTCACCGAAGTGACCCGTTTCAACTCCGATGGCAAGATGACCGAAATGCGGATCCATTATTTCGATGCGGGCGAGGTTGCGCGCATTGCCGGGCCAGATATGAAATCGATCTAG
- a CDS encoding helix-turn-helix transcriptional regulator: MRWPNDLLDSVTIRELKDIRPASMALNTVAQQHAFRVAVTPDIASPDQLTDANGGVMNSDVFGWNKEGERWWEDRRLALVSPLPRACRYESEAFWCNEDGARTSFPNKYLDALSFSDFKKFVLAPSAIVVPVHLSFGQIAAASFTPVDYGWRDLSAQFAEKGELLAALARRYLASYAMIAKTQKWIPSDCRLSKREVECLRFAAIGKTDREISMILELSHATVRYHVQRAGEKLNAVNRSQAVFKAGQLGYLGAAA; this comes from the coding sequence ATGCGCTGGCCAAATGACCTGCTCGACAGTGTCACTATACGTGAGCTGAAAGATATCCGTCCGGCCTCAATGGCTTTGAACACCGTTGCACAGCAGCATGCCTTCCGCGTTGCGGTGACACCCGACATCGCTTCCCCCGACCAGTTGACGGATGCAAATGGTGGGGTGATGAATTCAGATGTCTTCGGTTGGAACAAGGAAGGCGAACGCTGGTGGGAAGACCGGCGTCTTGCACTTGTGTCACCATTGCCCCGGGCCTGTCGCTACGAAAGCGAAGCCTTTTGGTGCAACGAAGATGGCGCGCGGACATCATTTCCCAACAAATATCTCGATGCGCTGAGTTTTTCCGATTTCAAGAAATTCGTACTGGCACCCTCAGCAATCGTTGTGCCGGTCCATCTATCCTTTGGTCAGATCGCCGCAGCCAGCTTCACGCCGGTTGATTATGGCTGGCGCGACCTCTCTGCACAATTTGCCGAAAAAGGCGAACTGTTGGCAGCTCTGGCACGCCGGTATCTTGCCAGCTACGCGATGATAGCAAAGACACAGAAATGGATCCCGTCCGACTGTCGTCTGTCAAAACGCGAGGTCGAATGTCTGCGCTTCGCCGCCATTGGCAAGACCGACCGCGAGATCAGCATGATCCTTGAACTGAGCCATGCAACGGTGCGCTATCATGTGCAGCGCGCCGGCGAGAAATTGAACGCCGTCAACCGCAGCCAGGCTGTGTTCAAGGCCGGGCAACTGGGTTATCTGGGGGCTGCGGCCTAA
- a CDS encoding glutathione S-transferase family protein, translating into MRLYQSVGPNPRMAAMFIAEKGITIERIFLDILAGENRQDDFLAKNPRGGSPCLELDDGSFLDESVAICEYLEERFSSPPLIGSNGEERAQTRAAIRWVDQQIVVPMTNGFRSAEGLPMFQPRMLCVPEASDGNKAYARDGLEKADIRLAGQDYLCGNRFTLADILLFSFVEFGGTVGQPIPEGCNNLKAWQARVASRPSAEISANPKNGL; encoded by the coding sequence ATGCGGCTTTACCAGTCGGTGGGCCCCAATCCTCGCATGGCAGCTATGTTTATTGCCGAAAAGGGTATCACTATCGAGCGGATCTTCCTCGATATACTGGCAGGTGAGAACCGCCAGGACGATTTCCTTGCCAAAAACCCGCGCGGCGGATCGCCATGCTTGGAACTGGACGACGGCAGCTTTCTTGATGAATCGGTCGCGATTTGTGAATATCTTGAAGAGCGGTTTTCTTCTCCGCCGTTGATTGGCAGCAACGGCGAAGAGCGGGCTCAGACTCGGGCGGCAATCCGCTGGGTTGACCAGCAAATCGTTGTTCCGATGACGAATGGCTTTCGCAGCGCCGAAGGTCTGCCCATGTTCCAGCCGCGGATGCTTTGCGTGCCCGAAGCGTCAGACGGGAACAAGGCTTATGCCCGTGATGGTCTTGAAAAGGCTGATATCCGGTTGGCCGGCCAGGATTATCTTTGTGGCAACCGTTTCACTCTGGCAGATATATTGCTGTTTTCTTTTGTTGAATTTGGCGGGACGGTGGGACAGCCGATCCCCGAAGGTTGCAACAATTTGAAGGCGTGGCAGGCACGGGTCGCAAGCCGACCGAGCGCGGAAATTTCCGCTAACCCCAAAAACGGTCTTTGA
- a CDS encoding alpha-ketoacid dehydrogenase subunit beta codes for MTGKIALGQAINRAIDEAMAEDEGVILLGEDVAAKQGGGVFKISAGLTEKYGEHRIRATPISEQAIMGACVGAALAGFRPIAEIMLMNFVTVCMDQIVNHAAKLRFMSGGQTNVPLVLRTTTGVGVGFGGQHSDMLEAWFAHVPGLKIVTPSNAADAQGLMRAAIACNDPVIFIENILCYGLQSDDPGPNHVVPLGKAAVANEGSDCSIITYGRTVLDALEVAGQMAEEGVSVEVIDLRTIAPFDEETVLASVRKTGRAVVLHEAVKSYGTGAEVSARINEALFGQLKAPVQRIGGAFSAVPMANVLEQAWIPTKDGIKDAIRTAMSWKV; via the coding sequence ATGACCGGTAAAATAGCACTTGGTCAGGCGATCAATCGCGCAATTGACGAGGCCATGGCCGAAGATGAAGGCGTGATCCTGCTGGGAGAGGATGTCGCGGCCAAACAGGGCGGCGGCGTATTCAAGATTTCAGCTGGCCTCACTGAAAAATATGGCGAGCACCGCATCCGTGCCACGCCGATTTCCGAACAGGCCATCATGGGGGCGTGTGTGGGTGCGGCGCTAGCTGGCTTCCGCCCGATTGCCGAAATCATGCTGATGAATTTCGTGACGGTCTGCATGGACCAGATCGTCAACCATGCCGCGAAGCTGCGCTTCATGTCTGGCGGGCAGACCAATGTTCCGCTGGTGCTCCGCACCACGACCGGCGTCGGTGTCGGTTTTGGCGGGCAGCATAGCGACATGCTGGAAGCTTGGTTCGCGCATGTACCGGGCCTCAAAATCGTCACGCCGTCGAATGCGGCGGATGCGCAGGGGCTGATGCGCGCAGCAATTGCCTGCAACGACCCGGTGATCTTCATCGAGAATATTCTCTGTTATGGCCTGCAGTCGGATGATCCTGGCCCCAATCATGTCGTTCCGCTCGGCAAGGCTGCCGTCGCGAACGAGGGCAGTGATTGTTCGATCATTACCTATGGCCGTACTGTCCTTGATGCACTTGAAGTTGCAGGCCAGATGGCTGAAGAGGGTGTGTCAGTCGAAGTTATCGACCTGCGCACCATCGCACCTTTTGACGAGGAAACGGTGTTGGCATCGGTCCGCAAGACTGGGCGTGCAGTGGTTTTGCACGAAGCAGTCAAGTCATATGGGACCGGCGCAGAAGTTTCCGCACGGATCAACGAAGCGCTGTTCGGCCAATTGAAGGCACCGGTGCAGCGGATCGGTGGCGCCTTTTCTGCCGTGCCAATGGCCAATGTTTTGGAACAGGCTTGGATCCCGACCAAGGATGGCATCAAAGATGCCATCCGTACGGCGATGAGCTGGAAAGTTTAG
- a CDS encoding lipoyl domain-containing protein: MTTEIRIPKIGMSATEMTLSEWMFEDGEQVQVGDVIYTIETDKTTTEVEAQVAGVLRVLAPEGEAYPVGTLVATIE; this comes from the coding sequence ATGACAACCGAGATACGGATCCCCAAGATTGGCATGTCTGCGACCGAAATGACGCTGTCCGAATGGATGTTCGAAGATGGAGAGCAAGTGCAGGTCGGTGACGTGATCTATACAATCGAAACCGACAAGACCACGACCGAGGTGGAAGCGCAGGTCGCGGGCGTGCTCCGGGTGTTGGCACCTGAGGGCGAGGCTTATCCGGTAGGTACATTGGTCGCGACCATCGAATAG
- a CDS encoding SDR family oxidoreductase — MELTLGNRTVLITGASSGIGAHFAKVAAAAGANVVLAARRTELLDGIVAEITAQGGRAISVAMDVADKDSTVSAFDAAEAAFGAVDSVIANAGMDAHTPFFDLEPEEFDRVMSVNLRGVFLTVQESARRMMANGAKERQHGRIVIVSSITAQAIEPGLAPYSASKAAVLQMGKVLAREWASKGINVNSILPGYIVTGINQDWFATEGGARQVQRFPRRRVMEIDALDPMLLYLCSDASRFVTGAAFTVDDGQSL; from the coding sequence GTGGAACTCACCCTCGGAAATCGAACCGTTCTCATTACCGGTGCCTCATCTGGCATCGGCGCGCATTTTGCCAAGGTGGCGGCAGCCGCGGGCGCGAATGTTGTGCTGGCGGCGCGGCGAACCGAATTGCTTGACGGCATCGTCGCCGAAATAACGGCACAAGGCGGAAGGGCCATCTCGGTTGCTATGGATGTTGCCGACAAGGATTCGACCGTATCAGCATTTGACGCGGCAGAAGCGGCCTTTGGGGCTGTAGACAGCGTGATCGCCAATGCCGGAATGGATGCGCATACCCCCTTTTTCGACCTCGAGCCCGAGGAATTCGATCGGGTAATGTCGGTTAACCTGCGTGGCGTTTTCCTGACCGTGCAGGAAAGCGCACGGCGTATGATGGCCAATGGCGCGAAGGAACGGCAGCATGGCCGGATTGTCATTGTCTCGTCGATCACCGCCCAAGCGATTGAACCTGGCCTTGCCCCCTATTCCGCATCCAAAGCGGCGGTCCTGCAAATGGGTAAGGTGCTGGCCCGCGAATGGGCTAGCAAAGGTATCAACGTAAACAGCATCTTACCCGGCTATATCGTAACCGGCATCAACCAGGACTGGTTCGCAACCGAAGGCGGCGCACGTCAGGTGCAGCGCTTTCCGAGGCGACGGGTGATGGAGATCGACGCGCTCGACCCGATGCTGCTCTATCTTTGCTCGGATGCATCGCGATTTGTCACCGGTGCCGCCTTTACGGTCGACGATGGACAGTCGCTCTAG
- a CDS encoding VOC family protein, with protein sequence MKGLAAIGPVMQIAFVPEDFDAAITYWTEVMGVGPFFLIENIHLPDSRYLGEPNHCIFSIALAYWGDVQIELIRQENDAPSIYRGAKGQGMHHVCVLTDDIATARKLSEDVGAQVLVEGRVDPDGAVLYVDSGGGPGTIVEILQPASGSEGLFAMIKAASEGWDGSDPVRRLG encoded by the coding sequence TTGAAAGGCCTAGCTGCCATCGGACCGGTGATGCAAATCGCCTTTGTTCCCGAAGATTTCGACGCTGCGATTACATACTGGACGGAGGTGATGGGCGTGGGCCCTTTCTTCCTGATTGAAAATATTCATCTTCCCGACAGTCGCTATCTGGGAGAACCCAATCATTGCATCTTTTCAATTGCTCTGGCCTATTGGGGCGATGTCCAAATCGAACTAATCCGGCAGGAAAACGATGCGCCCAGCATCTATCGCGGAGCAAAAGGGCAGGGGATGCACCATGTCTGCGTATTGACAGATGACATCGCAACGGCACGGAAGTTGTCGGAAGACGTCGGGGCACAAGTTTTAGTTGAGGGGCGCGTCGATCCGGACGGAGCAGTCCTTTATGTCGATAGCGGTGGCGGGCCCGGCACGATCGTTGAAATATTGCAGCCGGCAAGCGGCAGCGAGGGACTGTTTGCGATGATCAAGGCGGCTTCAGAGGGCTGGGACGGAAGTGATCCTGTTCGCAGGTTGGGATAA
- a CDS encoding aromatic ring-hydroxylating dioxygenase subunit alpha: protein MADRDPKIADARCPGPSYTDMLNADTRRAPDYLLLESTQDLDNDALSTDRYTSPAFKALEDEKIWPNIWQFAAREEDMPEPGDSVVYELGDKSFLLVRQKDGSVRAFYNVCLHRGRKLRTESGPSIQLRCPFHGFTWHNDGSLKEIPCNWDFKHLEEKDLSLPELKVESWQGFILISENHDLPPFREWIGPGVEHYDNWRLEECYTGAWVGKVVPANWKAVAEAFMEAWHSVVTHPQILGFTADANTRYDLYGDHMNRAITASAALSPHLKGKDQMYVIQSLADFTGAAGDARSRRGGVEASQDLRGFDPEDPWLARKLLAEGNRESFANQNGHDYSSYTDSEMLDNLTYNIFPNWSPWGGMVPNIVYRWRPWHDADHCLMEVRILLRTPKGEKPPKTAPMFMVPDGEPFAAASDLIGGALAGVFDQDMENLPYVQTGMKASKNKAIELGHYQESRIRHFHQTMDKYLSGELPK, encoded by the coding sequence ATGGCCGACAGAGACCCTAAAATCGCCGACGCCCGCTGCCCGGGACCAAGCTATACCGATATGCTGAATGCGGATACGCGACGAGCACCCGATTATCTGCTACTCGAATCCACCCAAGACCTTGATAACGACGCTCTATCGACCGACCGCTATACCTCGCCAGCGTTCAAGGCACTCGAAGACGAGAAAATATGGCCGAACATATGGCAATTCGCTGCACGCGAAGAAGACATGCCCGAACCCGGCGACAGCGTAGTTTATGAATTGGGTGACAAGAGCTTCCTGCTTGTGCGGCAAAAGGATGGATCAGTCCGGGCATTCTACAATGTCTGCCTGCATCGCGGTCGCAAACTGCGTACCGAAAGCGGCCCTTCGATCCAGCTTCGCTGCCCGTTCCATGGCTTTACTTGGCATAATGACGGCAGCCTGAAAGAAATTCCGTGCAACTGGGATTTCAAGCACCTGGAAGAAAAGGACCTATCGCTTCCCGAACTGAAGGTCGAAAGCTGGCAGGGCTTTATCCTGATCAGCGAAAATCACGACCTGCCGCCGTTCCGTGAGTGGATCGGGCCTGGCGTCGAACATTATGACAATTGGCGGCTTGAAGAATGCTACACTGGCGCATGGGTCGGCAAGGTCGTTCCGGCAAACTGGAAGGCCGTCGCTGAAGCCTTCATGGAGGCGTGGCATAGCGTCGTCACCCACCCGCAGATCCTCGGCTTCACCGCCGATGCCAACACTCGGTACGACCTATATGGCGACCATATGAACCGGGCGATCACGGCATCGGCGGCGCTTTCCCCGCATTTGAAGGGCAAAGATCAGATGTATGTGATCCAATCGCTTGCCGACTTTACCGGCGCTGCAGGTGATGCCCGATCGCGGCGCGGCGGCGTCGAAGCGAGTCAGGACTTGCGCGGTTTCGATCCGGAAGACCCTTGGCTTGCGCGCAAATTGTTGGCCGAAGGCAATCGGGAATCCTTCGCCAACCAGAATGGGCATGATTATTCGAGCTATACCGACAGCGAGATGCTCGACAATCTGACCTATAACATCTTCCCCAACTGGTCGCCTTGGGGCGGGATGGTGCCGAACATTGTCTACCGTTGGCGCCCTTGGCACGATGCAGACCATTGCCTGATGGAAGTACGCATCTTGCTGCGTACACCCAAGGGCGAAAAGCCTCCTAAGACAGCTCCTATGTTCATGGTGCCGGACGGCGAACCTTTCGCCGCAGCAAGCGACCTGATCGGTGGAGCCTTGGCCGGCGTATTCGATCAAGACATGGAAAATCTTCCCTATGTGCAGACTGGGATGAAGGCGTCGAAAAACAAGGCAATTGAACTTGGTCATTATCAGGAAAGCCGCATCCGGCATTTCCACCAGACGATGGACAAATATCTGAGCGGCGAATTGCCGAAATAG
- a CDS encoding acyl-CoA dehydrogenase family protein — MDMSFSAEDLVFREEVRAFLDDKLNSRLREGAFATPSVFVEPDITREWQAILNEKGWLATLWPEEDGGPGFTPTQKYIFEKECALAGAPALPVLGLKLVGPVICKFGTPAQKAQFLPRILSGEDYWCQGYSEPGAGSDLASLKTRAERQGDKYIVNGSKIWTTHAHHANWIFALVRTNPDAKKQEGISFLLVPMDQPGVSVTPIVTIANDHEVNATFFDNAETGVENLIGDEGQGWTIAKYLLENERGGSCAAPSLLAEIERVEQYAKRQPSGVNGAMNHDVALMQRLARLRLETEAFEVTELRILSELAKGRPAGPQTSLMKLTASNLRQAINTITVDMFGYDGLQLPTSRPLYGNEAPEPVGGREAQLAMPTWLNGRAWTIFGGSDEVQKTIIAKQVLGL; from the coding sequence ATGGACATGAGTTTCAGCGCTGAAGACCTCGTTTTTCGCGAGGAGGTCCGCGCCTTCTTGGATGACAAGTTGAACAGCCGATTGCGCGAAGGCGCCTTTGCCACCCCCAGCGTGTTTGTAGAACCTGACATCACGCGCGAATGGCAAGCGATCCTGAATGAGAAAGGATGGCTGGCGACCTTGTGGCCCGAAGAGGATGGCGGTCCCGGATTCACACCCACGCAGAAATACATCTTTGAAAAAGAATGCGCTTTGGCAGGCGCCCCGGCCCTGCCCGTTCTCGGCCTGAAACTGGTTGGCCCGGTCATTTGCAAGTTCGGCACGCCCGCACAAAAGGCCCAATTCCTGCCGCGAATCCTTTCTGGAGAAGATTATTGGTGCCAGGGCTATTCGGAACCAGGTGCAGGCTCAGACCTAGCGTCGCTTAAGACCCGGGCCGAACGGCAGGGCGATAAATACATCGTCAATGGCTCCAAAATCTGGACCACCCACGCACACCACGCCAACTGGATATTTGCGCTGGTCCGGACCAACCCGGACGCGAAAAAACAGGAGGGAATTAGCTTCCTTTTGGTTCCGATGGACCAACCCGGCGTTAGCGTAACCCCGATCGTCACCATCGCCAACGACCATGAAGTCAACGCGACCTTTTTCGACAATGCCGAAACCGGCGTCGAAAACCTGATTGGTGACGAAGGCCAGGGATGGACCATCGCAAAATATCTACTCGAAAATGAACGGGGAGGATCATGCGCGGCACCGTCATTGCTCGCCGAAATCGAACGGGTCGAACAATATGCGAAGCGCCAGCCCTCGGGTGTCAATGGCGCGATGAATCATGACGTCGCTCTGATGCAACGTCTAGCGCGGCTGCGGCTCGAAACCGAGGCATTTGAAGTCACCGAACTCAGGATCCTCTCCGAACTGGCCAAGGGACGTCCTGCAGGTCCGCAAACCTCGCTGATGAAGCTCACAGCATCAAACCTGCGGCAGGCGATCAACACGATCACGGTAGACATGTTCGGATATGACGGTCTGCAATTGCCCACCAGCCGCCCGCTTTATGGCAATGAAGCGCCCGAGCCTGTCGGTGGACGCGAGGCCCAACTGGCAATGCCGACCTGGCTCAACGGCCGAGCTTGGACGATTTTCGGTGGATCCGACGAGGTGCAGAAAACGATCATCGCCAAGCAGGTTCTCGGGCTTTAG
- a CDS encoding SRPBCC family protein — MSDRDPEIAVDWQTRRREMARNGLRRMVELVAAKETDRAAGPLPLHKGVYIDEERFEAERQKLFLAQPVVAGLSGDIHEPGDLLVFDAAGPSIIVQRGKDGIVRAFRNMCTHRGAKLVEENEPWSGHRSRVTCPFHAWTFDSAGKLIGQPSKTSFEGCEIGARNLLEIPCTEHLGLIFVRAGGGDPIDAAAHLGGFADLLSALELHRARPVKKGILTADSNWKFALDTYSEGYHFSALHNTTIGQTHYNDVASVDRYGRHHRIGFPDNSIGKLIGTPEAEWPETDYGGVHFLFPNTVIFFGSIEPGKFFTQVFRLFPDGVGKTRCQFAVYAPFGVESEAQRAMCEMAYDGTAMVVQTEDYRVASAGYANLLAAPDDFHVILGSNESAVQSVQIHIAEAIGMPIN, encoded by the coding sequence ATGAGCGACCGCGATCCCGAAATCGCCGTCGACTGGCAAACGCGCAGGCGCGAAATGGCCCGCAATGGCCTGCGCCGCATGGTGGAGCTGGTCGCCGCGAAGGAAACCGATCGGGCGGCAGGCCCGCTGCCCCTGCACAAGGGTGTCTATATCGACGAGGAAAGGTTTGAAGCCGAGCGCCAAAAGCTTTTTCTGGCACAGCCCGTTGTGGCTGGTCTTTCCGGTGACATTCACGAACCGGGCGATTTGCTGGTATTTGATGCCGCTGGTCCCTCGATCATCGTCCAGCGTGGGAAAGACGGCATTGTGCGGGCTTTCCGCAACATGTGCACCCATCGCGGAGCGAAACTGGTGGAGGAAAACGAGCCATGGTCGGGGCACCGGTCACGGGTCACCTGTCCCTTCCATGCTTGGACCTTTGATTCAGCAGGAAAGCTTATCGGTCAACCGTCGAAAACCAGCTTTGAAGGCTGCGAGATTGGCGCGCGCAACCTGCTTGAAATCCCGTGCACAGAACATCTCGGCCTGATCTTCGTCCGGGCCGGAGGTGGCGACCCGATAGATGCTGCAGCGCATCTCGGCGGCTTTGCCGACCTTCTCTCGGCGTTAGAGCTGCATCGCGCGCGTCCGGTCAAGAAAGGTATTTTGACCGCCGATTCAAATTGGAAGTTCGCGCTCGATACCTATTCCGAAGGTTATCACTTCTCGGCACTCCACAACACAACCATCGGCCAGACCCATTATAACGATGTCGCCTCGGTCGACCGGTACGGGCGGCACCATCGCATCGGTTTTCCCGATAACAGCATCGGAAAACTGATCGGCACGCCCGAAGCGGAATGGCCTGAAACCGATTATGGCGGTGTCCACTTCCTGTTTCCCAACACGGTGATTTTCTTTGGTTCGATCGAACCCGGCAAGTTCTTCACCCAAGTGTTCCGCCTCTTCCCCGATGGAGTTGGCAAGACCCGCTGCCAGTTTGCGGTCTATGCTCCCTTCGGCGTCGAAAGCGAGGCGCAGCGCGCGATGTGCGAAATGGCCTATGATGGCACTGCGATGGTGGTGCAGACCGAAGATTATCGCGTGGCATCCGCGGGATATGCAAATTTGCTGGCGGCGCCCGATGACTTTCACGTCATTCTCGGATCGAATGAAAGCGCCGTTCAGTCCGTCCAAATCCATATTGCCGAGGCAATCGGCATGCCTATAAACTGA